One Paraburkholderia caffeinilytica DNA segment encodes these proteins:
- a CDS encoding MFS transporter, with product MAAISESAQLRSFNPPSRTTYRVLVLCFLTIVAEGYDIGVMGTIVPSLLSDPVWKLTPMEIGAMGSAALFGTLFGSYFISVISDLVGRKLLLINCVALFSLSMLGAAWAPTPFLFSVSRFIGGLGLGGVISAAAALTVEYSPSDKRNLNFALMYSGYSLGALLSAVIGIFFVQSHGWRFVVALGASPLLALPLLVWLLPESLDFLLAKGKETQATTLARRLGIDSSVFQRASRNVAPKPSLDAVFREVFSPQNCWTTVCLWVAQVAAVLVIYGLGTWLPQLMRKLGYDLGSSLSFLAVFMLSSALGGILIGQISDRLGARKTIVAGYIIGALAVCGLTLKGSLVFNYALVALAGFGSIGVAMVQLAFIANFYRAHARASATGWAVGIGRFGAMSGPMVGAWLAAHNVEVQWNFYAFAASALVAALAIALTGKPRSRTAHVDSSSVSLEG from the coding sequence ATGGCCGCAATCTCTGAAAGCGCGCAATTACGTTCGTTCAACCCGCCGTCCCGAACCACGTATCGGGTCCTGGTTCTGTGCTTCCTGACGATCGTCGCCGAGGGCTACGACATCGGCGTAATGGGAACGATCGTCCCGTCCCTGCTGAGCGATCCCGTCTGGAAGCTCACTCCGATGGAAATCGGCGCCATGGGTAGCGCCGCCCTGTTCGGCACCTTGTTTGGGTCGTATTTCATCAGCGTGATCAGCGACCTGGTCGGCAGAAAATTGCTGCTGATCAATTGTGTCGCCCTCTTCTCGCTGTCGATGCTCGGCGCAGCGTGGGCACCGACACCGTTCCTGTTCTCCGTCAGCCGGTTCATTGGCGGGCTCGGCCTTGGCGGAGTCATTTCGGCGGCGGCGGCGCTGACCGTCGAATATTCGCCGTCTGACAAGCGCAACCTGAATTTCGCGCTGATGTACTCGGGCTATTCGCTCGGTGCGTTGCTATCCGCGGTGATCGGCATTTTCTTTGTGCAATCGCACGGGTGGCGCTTCGTCGTTGCATTAGGAGCGAGCCCTCTGCTGGCGCTTCCTCTTCTCGTGTGGCTTCTGCCGGAATCACTCGACTTTCTGCTTGCGAAGGGCAAGGAAACTCAGGCGACGACTCTGGCCCGGCGCCTGGGTATCGATTCGTCCGTGTTTCAACGTGCAAGCCGCAACGTAGCGCCGAAACCCTCGCTTGACGCCGTGTTCCGCGAAGTGTTCTCGCCGCAGAATTGCTGGACAACGGTCTGTCTGTGGGTGGCGCAGGTTGCCGCCGTGCTGGTGATTTACGGTTTGGGAACGTGGCTGCCGCAGCTCATGCGCAAGCTCGGTTATGACCTCGGCTCGAGCCTGTCGTTTCTCGCGGTATTCATGCTGTCGTCCGCATTGGGCGGCATCCTCATCGGTCAGATTAGCGACCGTCTGGGCGCGCGCAAAACCATCGTGGCGGGCTATATCATCGGCGCGCTCGCGGTGTGCGGCCTCACGCTCAAGGGAAGCCTGGTCTTCAACTATGCGCTCGTCGCACTCGCCGGCTTTGGCAGCATCGGCGTCGCGATGGTTCAGTTGGCCTTTATCGCAAACTTCTACCGTGCCCATGCGCGTGCCAGCGCGACCGGATGGGCCGTTGGCATTGGACGTTTCGGCGCGATGAGCGGTCCGATGGTCGGCGCCTGGCTCGCCGCGCACAACGTCGAAGTTCAGTGGAATTTCTACGCGTTTGCGGCCTCCGCACTCGTTGCCGCGCTGGCCATTGCTTTGACCGGCAAACCGCGGTCACGGACGGCCCATGTCGACTCGTCGAGCGTTTCGCTGGAAGGTTGA
- a CDS encoding maleate cis-trans isomerase family protein, which translates to MSIGMGTLARIGHLYPSGGLCDFEVQLMAPEGVQFVTTRLPFRDTSLESDTKIIDNLEYHAGLLADAEVDLIALNCTAAGVVNGSEAITQRITDATGIAAVTTIDAVLSALEALSASSIALLTPYRQEVVLKEISFLRGHGIDVVDHASLPCQTPLEQAAIAPESWLHLAAGMAGSFDALLISCAGVHVSPVIETLENEVGVPVITSNAALLWHCLCRFGIVERPTRYGSLLAKTLAREPVLPDARATTLQEVSAAVSRAQCTI; encoded by the coding sequence ATGAGCATCGGCATGGGGACCCTGGCGCGGATCGGTCATCTCTATCCGTCTGGAGGACTCTGCGACTTCGAGGTTCAGTTGATGGCGCCCGAGGGCGTGCAGTTCGTGACAACGCGCCTGCCGTTCCGCGATACGTCACTCGAATCCGACACGAAGATCATCGACAACCTTGAATACCATGCGGGCTTGCTCGCTGACGCGGAAGTCGATCTGATCGCGTTGAATTGCACGGCGGCAGGTGTGGTCAATGGCTCCGAGGCAATCACGCAGCGAATCACGGACGCGACGGGCATTGCCGCCGTGACAACGATCGATGCAGTACTCTCCGCTTTGGAAGCACTGTCGGCCTCAAGCATTGCGTTGCTGACGCCCTACCGGCAAGAGGTCGTATTGAAGGAAATAAGCTTTCTGCGCGGACACGGTATCGATGTCGTCGACCATGCAAGCCTGCCATGCCAGACTCCTTTGGAGCAGGCGGCCATCGCGCCGGAATCATGGCTCCATCTTGCGGCAGGAATGGCAGGCAGCTTTGACGCCTTATTGATCAGTTGCGCTGGAGTTCACGTCAGCCCGGTGATCGAGACGCTTGAAAACGAGGTGGGGGTTCCTGTCATCACGAGCAATGCCGCGCTGCTTTGGCATTGCCTGTGCCGGTTCGGAATTGTGGAGCGTCCCACGCGCTACGGCTCACTTCTCGCAAAGACCCTCGCCCGCGAACCGGTTCTGCCTGATGCGCGCGCCACGACTTTGCAAGAAGTATCGGCGGCCGTGTCACGTGCGCAATGCACGATATAG
- a CDS encoding dienelactone hydrolase family protein: MSGEFIQISADNGAAFSAYLAKPKQGSGPGLVLLQEIFGVNGYMKSMADRFAEEGYVVLVPDLFWRMKPHVDLGYGEEDFATALDYNERLDLTLAVQDVASTIKALRALPQQAGKVGALGYCLGGKLAMLAAARTDVDCAASYYGVGLDAFLQEVPSIQCPMVFHFAGNDALCPPATREKIQAALRANPRIEQYLYAGCDHAFATPEREHFDKPAAMMAYSRTLAMLRKVLGPVYDLNELWELHCYYEFATRDVDAVLPTMIAEPYVNHIPTMTGGVGHDQLKRFYKYHFVHANPDDTRLIPISRTIGADRLVDEFIFCATHDREIDWLLPGLAPTGKYIEIPMLAVVHFRGDKLYNEHIYWDQASVLVQVGVLDPTGLPIAGIQTAKKLIDASLPSNTLMRNWASSEGKPV; this comes from the coding sequence ATGAGCGGCGAGTTCATTCAGATCAGCGCAGATAACGGGGCGGCGTTTTCCGCTTATCTTGCGAAGCCCAAACAAGGTTCGGGGCCAGGCCTCGTCTTGTTGCAGGAAATTTTCGGCGTCAACGGATATATGAAATCCATGGCCGATCGCTTCGCGGAAGAGGGCTATGTGGTGCTGGTGCCGGATCTGTTCTGGCGCATGAAGCCGCACGTGGATCTGGGCTATGGCGAGGAGGACTTTGCCACGGCGCTCGACTACAACGAGCGGCTCGATCTCACGCTCGCGGTTCAGGACGTGGCGTCGACCATCAAGGCATTGCGTGCGCTCCCGCAACAGGCCGGCAAGGTCGGTGCGCTCGGATATTGTCTCGGCGGCAAACTGGCGATGCTCGCCGCTGCGCGAACCGATGTCGACTGTGCTGCGAGTTACTACGGTGTGGGTCTGGACGCATTCTTGCAGGAGGTGCCGTCGATTCAGTGCCCGATGGTGTTCCACTTTGCGGGCAATGATGCGCTGTGCCCGCCGGCAACGCGCGAGAAAATCCAGGCCGCGCTGCGCGCGAATCCGCGAATTGAGCAGTATCTCTATGCCGGTTGCGATCACGCGTTCGCCACGCCGGAGCGCGAGCACTTCGACAAGCCGGCCGCGATGATGGCCTATTCGCGCACGCTCGCGATGCTGCGCAAGGTGCTCGGGCCTGTCTACGATCTGAACGAGTTGTGGGAGTTGCACTGCTACTACGAGTTCGCTACGCGCGATGTCGACGCCGTGTTGCCCACGATGATTGCCGAGCCGTACGTCAATCACATTCCGACGATGACGGGCGGCGTTGGCCACGATCAACTCAAGCGCTTTTACAAATACCATTTCGTCCACGCCAATCCCGACGATACGCGGCTCATTCCGATTTCACGGACCATCGGCGCGGATCGCCTCGTCGACGAGTTTATTTTTTGTGCGACTCACGATCGCGAAATCGACTGGCTGTTGCCGGGTCTTGCGCCGACGGGCAAGTACATCGAAATCCCCATGCTCGCCGTCGTTCATTTTCGCGGTGACAAGCTTTACAACGAGCACATCTACTGGGATCAGGCGTCGGTGCTGGTGCAGGTCGGCGTGCTCGATCCAACCGGGTTGCCGATCGCCGGAATCCAGACCGCGAAGAAGTTGATCGACGCAAGCTTGCCGAGCAATACGCTGATGCGCAACTGGGCCAGCAGCGAAGGCAAGCCGGTTTGA
- a CDS encoding LysR family transcriptional regulator: protein MTDFDRVDLNLLRVFLVIFVERSLTRAGQQLGLSQPAVSYALGRLRSLFDDPLFIRSTEGMLPTPKAEQLAAPLGRAIGSIRETLGHSERFDPAASSREFRLSMSDIGAQVFLPLICEKLQRVAPLIRIAAEQVPLPAIEERLRLGQLDFAIGNMSALKRVTNSALLFHEEYACMTRKRPGLPARRLSEKKFLELSHVAVASSDSSHVEIDDALRTRGLHRRIALRVPHFTVIPQILLRTDWMVTLPRGVARVFNESGQFLIYPVPVELPHIASTVYWHPSFDADEGNRWFREMLVETLHVD, encoded by the coding sequence ATGACTGATTTTGATAGGGTCGATCTGAACCTCTTGCGTGTATTCCTCGTGATCTTCGTGGAGCGCAGCCTGACACGCGCCGGACAGCAGCTCGGATTGTCGCAGCCGGCGGTCAGCTACGCGCTGGGACGTCTGCGATCCCTGTTCGACGATCCGCTATTCATCCGGTCGACCGAAGGCATGCTGCCGACTCCAAAGGCGGAACAACTCGCTGCGCCGCTCGGCCGCGCAATCGGGTCGATCCGCGAAACACTGGGCCATAGCGAACGATTCGATCCCGCTGCCAGCTCGCGCGAATTCAGGCTATCCATGTCCGATATCGGGGCCCAGGTGTTTCTCCCGCTCATCTGCGAGAAGTTGCAGCGCGTGGCGCCGCTGATCCGTATCGCGGCAGAGCAGGTGCCGCTCCCGGCGATCGAGGAAAGACTGCGGCTGGGCCAGCTCGACTTTGCGATTGGGAATATGTCCGCCCTCAAGCGGGTGACGAATTCCGCGCTCCTCTTTCACGAGGAATACGCGTGCATGACACGCAAGCGGCCTGGACTGCCGGCGCGGCGTCTGTCGGAGAAAAAGTTTCTCGAGTTATCGCACGTGGCCGTGGCCTCGAGCGACAGCAGCCACGTGGAGATCGACGATGCGTTGCGCACGCGCGGTCTTCATCGGCGCATTGCTTTGCGTGTGCCTCATTTCACCGTGATTCCGCAAATCCTTCTGCGCACCGACTGGATGGTGACGCTGCCACGCGGGGTGGCGCGCGTGTTCAACGAATCGGGGCAATTCCTGATTTATCCGGTGCCGGTGGAGCTGCCGCACATTGCGTCCACCGTGTATTGGCATCCTTCGTTCGACGCCGACGAGGGCAACCGCTGGTTTCGGGAGATGCTTGTGGAGACCTTGCATGTGGATTAG
- the benD gene encoding benzoate diol dehydrogenase BenD, which translates to MNTQRFAGKVMVVTGAAQGIGRAVALRAAAEGGKVLFVDRADFVSDVAAEATGADTAGFVADLETYEGAASAMACAVRRFGGIDILVNGVGGAIRMRPFAEFEPAQIDAEIRRSLMPTLYACHAVLPHLLERGGGTIVNVSSNATRGIRRVPYSAAKGGVNAVTQSLAMEYAEHNIRVVATAPGGTDAPPRRVPRNTAGDSELEKVWMGEAVKQVTDSTFLKRYGSIDEQVAPILFLASDEAGYITGTVLPVAGGDTG; encoded by the coding sequence ATGAACACGCAACGATTTGCCGGTAAGGTCATGGTCGTCACCGGTGCCGCACAGGGCATTGGTCGCGCCGTCGCGCTTCGTGCAGCCGCGGAAGGCGGCAAGGTGCTGTTCGTCGACCGCGCCGACTTCGTCTCTGACGTTGCCGCCGAAGCGACTGGCGCGGACACGGCCGGCTTCGTGGCCGACCTGGAGACGTACGAAGGCGCGGCATCGGCGATGGCTTGTGCTGTTCGCAGGTTTGGCGGCATCGACATACTGGTCAATGGTGTCGGTGGCGCCATTCGCATGCGTCCGTTCGCCGAGTTTGAGCCTGCACAGATCGATGCGGAAATTCGCCGCTCCCTGATGCCCACCTTGTACGCCTGCCATGCCGTGTTGCCGCATCTGCTCGAGCGTGGTGGCGGGACCATCGTCAACGTTTCCTCGAATGCCACGCGCGGTATCCGGCGCGTGCCGTATTCGGCGGCCAAGGGCGGTGTCAACGCAGTGACGCAGTCGCTGGCGATGGAGTACGCGGAGCACAACATCCGTGTGGTCGCCACCGCGCCAGGAGGGACCGATGCGCCTCCGCGACGCGTCCCGCGCAATACTGCCGGCGATAGCGAGCTGGAAAAAGTCTGGATGGGCGAAGCGGTCAAGCAGGTCACCGATTCGACCTTTTTGAAGCGCTACGGCAGCATCGACGAACAAGTCGCGCCAATTCTGTTCCTCGCTTCGGACGAGGCAGGTTATATCACCGGCACCGTGTTGCCGGTTGCCGGGGGAGACACAGGTTGA
- the benC gene encoding benzoate 1,2-dioxygenase electron transfer component BenC produces MSSYNIALNFEDGVTRFVTCKAGEKVLDAAFRAKINLPMDCSDGVCGTCKCRAESGRYDLGDDYIEDALSEDEKDSGLVLTCQMVPESDCVIAVPASSTACKTEQSKFVATVSRIEPHNDAAIVLELDLNAAAPVFLPGQYVNIDVPGSGQHRSYSFSSAPGESKISFLIKKIPGGVMSTWLDSAQAGNKVELTGPLGSFYLRAVERPLLFLAGGTGLAPFLSMLEVLARANSQQKVHLIYGVTRDLDLVQIDAIDAYVARLPNFTYSTVVADADSTHPRKGWVTQHMPAEAVNDGDVDVYLCGPPPMVDAVRKHFDDNGVKPNSFHYEKFTPNAAPRAA; encoded by the coding sequence ATGTCCAGCTACAACATTGCACTGAATTTCGAAGACGGCGTGACCCGCTTCGTCACATGCAAGGCGGGCGAGAAGGTGCTTGATGCCGCCTTTCGCGCGAAGATCAACCTGCCGATGGATTGCTCCGATGGCGTGTGCGGTACCTGCAAGTGCCGCGCCGAGAGCGGGCGCTACGACCTGGGCGACGACTACATCGAAGATGCGCTGAGCGAGGACGAGAAGGACAGTGGCCTGGTATTGACCTGCCAGATGGTGCCGGAAAGCGACTGTGTGATTGCGGTGCCGGCATCGTCCACTGCGTGCAAAACCGAGCAGAGCAAGTTCGTCGCCACCGTATCCAGAATCGAACCGCACAACGATGCGGCTATCGTGCTCGAATTGGACCTGAATGCGGCCGCGCCTGTGTTCTTGCCGGGCCAGTACGTCAACATTGACGTTCCCGGCAGCGGTCAGCACCGTTCATATTCTTTTTCGTCGGCGCCGGGCGAATCGAAAATCAGTTTTCTGATCAAGAAGATTCCCGGTGGCGTGATGAGCACCTGGCTCGACTCCGCACAGGCCGGCAACAAAGTGGAGCTGACCGGCCCGCTCGGCAGCTTCTATCTGCGCGCGGTGGAGCGGCCGCTGCTGTTCCTCGCCGGCGGCACCGGCCTGGCACCGTTCCTGTCGATGCTGGAAGTGCTGGCGCGCGCGAATTCACAGCAGAAAGTTCATCTGATTTATGGCGTAACGCGAGACCTCGACCTCGTGCAGATCGATGCCATCGACGCCTACGTGGCGAGGTTGCCGAATTTCACCTACAGCACGGTCGTGGCCGACGCGGATTCGACCCATCCCCGCAAGGGTTGGGTGACGCAGCACATGCCGGCGGAGGCCGTCAATGATGGCGACGTCGACGTGTATCTGTGCGGGCCGCCGCCGATGGTCGATGCAGTGCGTAAGCACTTCGACGACAACGGCGTGAAGCCCAACAGCTTCCACTACGAGAAGTTCACTCCCAACGCAGCACCGAGGGCAGCATGA
- the benB gene encoding benzoate 1,2-dioxygenase small subunit, translating into MSFDYQTICAVLFREARLLDDRQWDDWLACYAEDVTYWMPAWDDDDQLTDDHESQISLMYYPDRGGLEDRVFRIKTERSGASMPEPRTSHNVTNVEVLAERENEVDVRYNFNTLSHRYKTTDQFFGTMFVTLRKVNDELLISCKRIVLKDDYIRQVLDVYHV; encoded by the coding sequence ATGAGCTTCGATTACCAGACAATCTGCGCCGTGCTGTTCCGCGAAGCGCGCCTGCTCGATGACCGTCAGTGGGACGACTGGCTGGCCTGCTATGCCGAGGACGTCACTTACTGGATGCCGGCGTGGGACGACGACGATCAGCTCACCGACGACCACGAGAGTCAGATTTCGTTGATGTATTACCCGGACCGTGGCGGCCTGGAAGACCGCGTGTTCCGCATCAAGACCGAACGCAGTGGCGCCTCGATGCCTGAACCTCGAACCAGTCATAACGTCACCAATGTGGAAGTGCTGGCCGAGCGCGAGAACGAAGTGGACGTGCGCTACAACTTCAACACGCTCAGCCACCGTTACAAAACCACCGACCAATTCTTCGGCACGATGTTCGTGACGCTGCGCAAAGTCAACGATGAACTGTTGATCTCCTGCAAGCGAATTGTGCTGAAGGACGACTACATCCGCCAGGTACTCGACGTTTATCACGTTTGA